The sequence below is a genomic window from Cryobacterium arcticum.
CCTACGTGTCCGGTGCCGCGCTCGGAGACGCGGAGGGCATCCTCACCTATGACCCCGACAACGCCCTCGCGGATGCCGACGGCAACGTGCGCCGACCCGACATCGACCTTGCCGAGCAGATGGGCGAGCTGATCATGGCGCAGCGCGGCTACCAGGCCAACGCCGCCGTCATCGACCGAGCCAAGACCTCCTACGAAGCCGCCCTGCAGATCGGACGTAACTGATGACCATCCCCGCCATCGGCGCCGTACCCGCCGTGAGCGCGACGGCCTACCTGCCCGCCACGACGGCGACCACCGGCAGCAGCGGAACCGAGGGTAGCTT
It includes:
- a CDS encoding flagellar basal body rod protein FlgC, translating into MGLDALGIAGTGLTLHRKWLDAVADNIANANTVTATSGDAFQARYIVAQEGAGTTGAYVSGAALGDAEGILTYDPDNALADADGNVRRPDIDLAEQMGELIMAQRGYQANAAVIDRAKTSYEAALQIGRN